From Desulfosalsimonas propionicica, the proteins below share one genomic window:
- a CDS encoding TrpB-like pyridoxal phosphate-dependent enzyme, giving the protein MRNRQIFLKPEEIPRQWYNILADIKINPPLGPDGNPLSPDQLAPVFPMNLIEQEVSTKRWIDIPDEVMDVLSIWHPTPLVRAYNLEKALDTPARIYFKNESVSPPGSHKPNTAVPQAYYNKEFGIKKMTTETGAGQWGSALSFACCQYGLECKVFMVRISFDQKPYRKTMMAAWGGNCVPSPSMSTKAGREALELNPDTPGTLGIAISEAIEAAVADESGQTRYSLGSVLNHVMLHQTIIGLEAKRQLEKVSEYPDVIIGCAGGGSNFAGLAFPFAYDKIHGKNVDIYPVEPAGCPTLTQAPFVYDHGDTAKYTPLLPMYSLGHTFVPPPVHSGGLRYHGMAPTVSQLVDEGVFEARSVTQSKSYAAGVLAARTEGIIPAPESCHALALVVEEAQKAKEEGKEKVILFNWSGHGLLDLGAYEAYFSGNIKDIELSQKDLHGSEKVYEDYPKPQHLKSV; this is encoded by the coding sequence ATGCGAAACAGACAAATCTTCCTGAAGCCGGAGGAAATTCCCCGGCAATGGTATAACATATTGGCGGATATCAAGATCAATCCCCCGCTTGGGCCGGACGGAAATCCCCTTTCCCCGGACCAGCTCGCTCCTGTTTTTCCCATGAACTTAATCGAGCAGGAAGTCAGCACAAAGCGGTGGATCGACATACCCGATGAGGTGATGGATGTGCTGTCCATCTGGCATCCCACACCCCTGGTGCGGGCCTACAACCTGGAAAAGGCCTTAGACACCCCGGCCCGGATCTATTTCAAAAACGAATCCGTGAGCCCGCCGGGCAGCCACAAGCCCAATACCGCCGTACCTCAGGCCTATTACAACAAGGAGTTCGGGATCAAAAAAATGACCACCGAAACCGGCGCCGGCCAGTGGGGAAGCGCCCTGTCCTTTGCCTGCTGCCAGTACGGCCTGGAATGCAAGGTCTTTATGGTGCGCATCAGCTTTGATCAAAAGCCCTACCGCAAGACCATGATGGCAGCATGGGGCGGCAACTGCGTGCCCAGCCCAAGCATGAGCACCAAGGCCGGTCGCGAAGCCCTTGAATTGAATCCCGACACCCCGGGGACCCTGGGCATTGCCATCAGCGAAGCCATCGAGGCGGCTGTGGCCGATGAAAGCGGCCAGACCCGATATTCCCTGGGCAGTGTGCTCAATCATGTCATGCTCCACCAGACCATCATCGGCCTGGAAGCCAAGCGGCAGCTGGAAAAAGTCAGTGAATATCCGGACGTGATTATCGGATGCGCCGGCGGGGGCAGCAATTTCGCAGGCCTGGCCTTTCCTTTTGCCTATGATAAGATTCATGGCAAAAATGTGGATATCTATCCGGTGGAACCGGCCGGATGTCCGACCCTGACCCAGGCGCCCTTTGTCTACGACCACGGAGACACGGCCAAGTACACCCCGCTTCTGCCCATGTACAGCCTGGGCCACACCTTTGTGCCGCCCCCGGTTCATTCCGGCGGCCTGCGCTACCACGGCATGGCCCCCACGGTGAGCCAGCTGGTGGACGAAGGTGTTTTCGAAGCCCGGTCCGTTACCCAAAGCAAAAGCTATGCCGCCGGAGTGCTGGCAGCCCGCACCGAAGGGATCATTCCCGCCCCGGAGAGCTGTCATGCCCTGGCCCTGGTGGTGGAAGAAGCCCAAAAGGCCAAAGAGGAAGGAAAAGAAAAGGTGATCCTGTTTAACTGGAGCGGACACGGGCTGCTTGACCTGGGCGCCTATGAGGCTTATTTTTCCGGTAACATCAAAGACATTGAGCTGTCCCAGAAAGATTTGCACGGATCTGAAAAAGTGTATGAGGATTATCCCAAACCCCAGCATTTAAAAAGCGTGTAG
- the nusB gene encoding transcription antitermination factor NusB, translating to MKIRRKSREMALQALFCMDTLGDDSEEMIQELCTLLEPQEKVRPFGLELVRGVVAKKAEIDGRLAETSSNWKLARMDYVDRNVIRIAVYEMLFCNDIPEKVAINEAIDIGKKYGTEKSGAFINGILDSIWQRYVHCNSKRSPECETDKSS from the coding sequence ATGAAAATTCGCCGGAAATCAAGAGAAATGGCACTTCAGGCATTGTTTTGCATGGACACCCTGGGAGACGATTCCGAGGAGATGATCCAGGAACTGTGTACGCTGCTGGAGCCCCAGGAAAAAGTGCGGCCCTTCGGACTGGAATTGGTGCGCGGGGTGGTGGCCAAAAAGGCGGAAATCGACGGCCGCCTGGCCGAAACGTCCAGCAACTGGAAACTGGCCCGGATGGATTACGTGGATCGCAACGTGATCCGCATCGCTGTTTATGAAATGCTTTTCTGCAACGACATTCCCGAAAAGGTAGCCATCAACGAAGCCATTGATATCGGCAAAAAATACGGAACAGAGAAATCCGGTGCGTTTATCAACGGAATTCTCGACAGCATCTGGCAACGATATGTCCACTGTAACTCAAAAAGGAGCCCTGAATGCGAAACAGACAAATCTTCCTGA
- the ribH gene encoding 6,7-dimethyl-8-ribityllumazine synthase, whose product MPKFIEANLLAEGRRFVIVVSRFNDFISDKLLSGALDALVRSGANDADIEVVKVPGSFEIPLIAKKLAAGGKYDAVICLGAVIRGSTPHFDYVSAEVSKGIAAAGMDTGVPIIFGVITTDTIEQAIERAGTKAGNKGWDAAVSAIEMANLADLIKA is encoded by the coding sequence ATGCCTAAATTCATCGAAGCCAATCTGTTGGCCGAAGGCCGGCGCTTTGTCATTGTGGTCAGCCGTTTTAATGATTTTATCTCTGACAAACTGCTTTCCGGCGCATTGGACGCGCTGGTGCGCAGCGGCGCCAATGATGCAGACATCGAGGTTGTCAAGGTTCCCGGATCGTTTGAAATCCCCCTTATCGCCAAAAAACTGGCCGCTGGCGGCAAATATGATGCCGTTATCTGCCTGGGTGCCGTGATCCGGGGTTCCACTCCTCATTTCGACTATGTCAGCGCCGAGGTATCCAAGGGAATCGCCGCAGCCGGCATGGATACCGGGGTGCCGATTATTTTCGGCGTCATCACCACCGATACCATTGAACAGGCCATTGAACGGGCCGGCACCAAGGCCGGCAACAAGGGATGGGATGCGGCTGTTTCCGCCATTGAAATGGCCAATCTGGCCGATCTGATAAAGGCGTAA
- a CDS encoding bifunctional 3,4-dihydroxy-2-butanone-4-phosphate synthase/GTP cyclohydrolase II: MGHLSIEEAIKEIRDGRMVILVDDEDRENEGDLTMAAEAVTPEAINFMAKYGRGLVCLSLNPEKVEDLGLPMMVQHNTSQFETGFTVSIEAKKGVTTGISAADRATTIQTAISDEAGPDDLVMPGHVFPLRARRGGVIVRTGQTEGSVDLARLAGMKPSGVICEIMDEDGTMARMPSLEKFSEEHGIGICTIADLIEYRMRTESFVRSVVETEIPTSFAGNFRVRVYENDVDDFQHIALIKGDIDPEAPTLVRVHSECLTGDIFGSMRCDCGEQLHKAMVMMEKEGCGVLLYVRQEGRGIGLVNKLKAYVLQDQGYDTVEANEKLGFKADLRDYGIGAQVLADLGVRKMRLITNNPKKIVGLEGYGLSVVDQVPIETEPNDYNRCYLECKQLKMGHYLSVSAKDKTKDQGKKAHA; the protein is encoded by the coding sequence ATGGGACATTTATCGATTGAAGAAGCCATCAAGGAGATCCGGGACGGCAGAATGGTCATCCTGGTCGACGACGAGGACCGGGAAAACGAGGGCGATCTGACCATGGCCGCAGAGGCGGTCACGCCCGAGGCCATCAATTTCATGGCCAAATACGGCCGCGGCCTGGTCTGCCTTTCTTTAAACCCGGAAAAGGTGGAAGACCTGGGCCTTCCAATGATGGTGCAGCACAACACTTCACAGTTTGAAACCGGTTTTACGGTCTCCATTGAGGCAAAAAAAGGGGTCACCACGGGCATTTCCGCGGCAGACCGCGCCACGACCATCCAAACGGCCATTTCCGATGAAGCCGGCCCGGATGACCTGGTCATGCCCGGCCATGTATTCCCTCTTCGGGCCCGCCGGGGCGGGGTGATCGTGCGAACCGGGCAGACCGAGGGCTCGGTGGACCTGGCCCGGCTGGCCGGCATGAAACCCTCCGGGGTAATCTGTGAAATCATGGATGAAGACGGCACAATGGCCCGGATGCCGTCGCTGGAAAAATTCAGCGAAGAGCACGGCATCGGCATCTGCACCATTGCCGATTTGATCGAATACCGCATGCGCACCGAGTCCTTTGTGCGAAGCGTTGTGGAAACCGAGATTCCCACCAGTTTCGCCGGCAACTTCAGGGTCCGGGTGTATGAAAACGACGTGGATGATTTCCAGCACATCGCCCTGATAAAGGGTGACATTGACCCGGAAGCCCCCACCCTGGTACGGGTGCACTCAGAGTGCCTGACCGGTGATATTTTCGGCTCCATGCGATGTGACTGCGGCGAGCAGCTGCACAAGGCCATGGTCATGATGGAAAAGGAGGGATGCGGCGTACTGCTCTATGTTCGGCAGGAAGGCCGGGGCATCGGACTGGTCAACAAGCTCAAGGCCTACGTTCTCCAGGACCAGGGCTATGATACCGTTGAGGCCAATGAAAAGCTCGGATTCAAGGCTGACCTGCGCGATTACGGCATCGGGGCCCAGGTGCTGGCTGATCTCGGGGTGCGCAAAATGCGTTTGATCACCAACAATCCCAAGAAAATCGTGGGCCTGGAAGGCTACGGTTTAAGCGTGGTGGACCAGGTGCCCATTGAAACCGAGCCCAATGACTACAACCGTTGCTATCTGGAATGCAAACAGCTCAAGATGGGCCATTATTTAAGCGTTTCAGCAAAAGACAAAACCAAAGACCAGGGGAAAAAGGCTCATGCCTAA
- a CDS encoding riboflavin synthase, whose product MFTGIIEGLGTLANSQPAGTGRRLTISVDFDLDGTRIGDSIAVNGVCLTAVEISGNRFSADVSAETLSRSTLAEARADQKMNLERALRLSDRLDGHLVSGHIDGSAQITHKKDMGGSIVFGFAVSEQISRYLIAKGSVAVDGISLTVNTCAAGRFEIAVIPHTAKITTLGLKNPGDRVNIETDLIGKYVEKFLKGDDPDDSRQEKIDMTFLAKTGFL is encoded by the coding sequence ATGTTTACCGGAATTATCGAAGGTCTGGGCACCCTGGCAAACAGCCAGCCTGCAGGAACCGGCCGGCGGCTGACCATTTCCGTCGATTTTGACCTGGACGGCACCCGCATCGGCGACAGCATTGCCGTCAACGGCGTATGCCTGACAGCGGTGGAAATTTCCGGAAACCGTTTTTCCGCGGATGTTTCCGCCGAGACCCTTTCCCGCAGCACCCTGGCCGAGGCCCGGGCCGACCAGAAAATGAACCTGGAGCGGGCCCTTCGCCTGTCCGACCGATTAGACGGCCACCTGGTATCCGGCCATATAGACGGCAGCGCACAGATCACGCATAAAAAAGACATGGGCGGGTCCATCGTATTTGGCTTTGCCGTATCCGAGCAAATCAGCCGGTATCTGATTGCCAAGGGATCAGTGGCTGTAGACGGCATAAGCCTGACAGTCAACACCTGCGCTGCAGGACGGTTTGAAATCGCGGTGATCCCCCATACGGCAAAAATCACCACCCTGGGGCTGAAAAACCCCGGCGACCGGGTCAATATTGAAACCGACCTGATTGGAAAATACGTGGAAAAATTCTTAAAGGGAGATGACCCCGACGATTCCCGGCAGGAAAAAATTGATATGACGTTTTTGGCAAAAACCGGCTTTCTTTAA
- the ribD gene encoding bifunctional diaminohydroxyphosphoribosylaminopyrimidine deaminase/5-amino-6-(5-phosphoribosylamino)uracil reductase RibD: MEHPDYHYMKTALELAEKGAGRTSPNPMVGAVIVQDGQIIGRGWHERAGGPHAEVNAIADAGSRTRGATMYVTLEPCNHQGRTPPCTRAILEAGISRVVCAMTDPNPEVAGGGDRFLADCGIDVETGICEPEARRLNEFFIHYIQTRRPFVLLKCAATLDGKIATLTGDAKWVTGPAARARVHQMRHCCDAILVGINTVTADDPSLTTRLENSTGRDPVRVILDTQLSMPETAKMLSQQSNAPTMVAASENADPQKAARLEQQGAQILYVPEKQNRVDLDCLMAKLGQMNITSLLVEGGSRVAAAFLQNRLVDKICFFYAPKILGGDGMGICSGPGPQLMSSAISVTDMETEQIGDDLLIQGYIK; this comes from the coding sequence ATGGAACATCCGGATTATCATTACATGAAAACAGCCCTTGAGCTGGCTGAAAAAGGCGCCGGCCGCACGTCGCCAAATCCCATGGTCGGGGCGGTGATTGTACAGGACGGACAGATCATTGGCCGCGGGTGGCACGAAAGAGCCGGCGGCCCGCATGCCGAAGTAAACGCCATTGCCGATGCCGGCAGCCGCACCCGGGGCGCCACCATGTATGTCACCCTGGAGCCCTGCAACCACCAGGGCCGCACCCCGCCGTGCACAAGGGCCATCCTGGAGGCGGGCATCAGCCGGGTGGTCTGCGCCATGACCGATCCCAACCCGGAGGTGGCCGGCGGAGGCGACCGGTTTCTGGCTGATTGCGGGATAGACGTGGAAACCGGGATTTGCGAACCAGAGGCCCGCCGGCTCAATGAATTTTTTATCCATTACATTCAAACCCGGCGGCCCTTTGTGCTGCTCAAATGCGCAGCCACCCTGGACGGCAAAATCGCCACGCTCACCGGGGATGCCAAATGGGTCACAGGCCCGGCCGCCCGGGCCCGGGTGCACCAAATGCGCCACTGCTGCGATGCCATCCTGGTGGGAATCAACACGGTGACAGCCGACGATCCGAGCCTGACCACCCGCCTGGAAAACAGCACCGGCCGGGACCCGGTCCGGGTGATTTTGGACACACAGCTTTCCATGCCGGAAACCGCCAAAATGCTTTCTCAGCAATCCAATGCCCCCACCATGGTGGCCGCATCAGAAAACGCCGACCCCCAAAAGGCCGCCCGCCTGGAGCAGCAAGGCGCACAAATCCTGTATGTGCCGGAAAAACAGAACCGGGTGGACCTTGATTGCCTGATGGCAAAGCTCGGCCAGATGAACATCACCAGCCTGCTGGTGGAAGGCGGCAGCCGGGTTGCCGCCGCGTTTCTGCAAAATCGCCTGGTTGACAAAATCTGCTTTTTTTACGCCCCGAAGATTCTCGGGGGTGACGGCATGGGCATCTGCAGCGGGCCTGGGCCGCAGTTGATGTCCTCGGCGATTTCCGTAACAGACATGGAAACAGAGCAGATCGGAGACGACCTTCTGATTCAGGGCTATATCAAATGA
- the nrdR gene encoding transcriptional regulator NrdR, which translates to MRCPFCGENDNKVIDSRLSKDGNAIRRRRECLLCGRRFTTYETVEEIPLMIIKKDKRREVFNRDKVRSGLKRACEKREISMNVIEAFIEELERDLREAEEKEIPSRVIGEKIMARLHELDKVAYVRFASVYQDFKDVNDFVTELKTLLDQR; encoded by the coding sequence ATGCGATGCCCGTTTTGCGGTGAAAACGACAACAAGGTCATTGATTCACGGCTGAGCAAGGATGGAAACGCCATTCGCCGGCGGCGGGAATGTCTTTTGTGCGGGCGGCGGTTCACCACCTATGAAACCGTGGAGGAAATCCCGCTGATGATCATCAAAAAAGACAAGCGGCGGGAGGTGTTTAACCGGGACAAGGTCCGCTCCGGACTCAAACGGGCTTGCGAGAAGCGTGAAATCAGCATGAATGTCATTGAGGCCTTTATCGAAGAGCTTGAGCGCGACCTGCGGGAGGCCGAGGAAAAGGAAATCCCATCCCGGGTGATCGGAGAGAAAATCATGGCCCGCCTGCATGAACTCGACAAGGTGGCCTACGTGCGGTTTGCCTCGGTATACCAGGATTTTAAGGACGTCAACGACTTTGTCACCGAACTCAAAACCCTTCTGGACCAAAGATAA
- a CDS encoding deoxycytidylate deaminase, which produces MTPTGQRPAWDDYFMDIANLVARRSTCLRRAVGAVLVKEHRVLSTGYNGAPAKIRHCAEVGCLRESMNIESGQRHELCRGIHAEQNAIIQAAYHGVAIRGASLYCTNLPCAICTKMLINAGLTEICYQEGYADELSAALLEEAGIRLRQVKGGS; this is translated from the coding sequence ATGACCCCAACCGGCCAGCGTCCTGCCTGGGATGATTATTTTATGGATATTGCCAATCTCGTGGCCCGGCGCTCCACCTGCCTTCGCCGGGCCGTGGGGGCGGTGCTGGTCAAGGAGCACCGGGTGCTGTCCACGGGGTACAACGGCGCGCCCGCCAAAATCAGGCACTGCGCCGAGGTGGGCTGCCTGCGTGAGAGCATGAACATCGAGTCCGGTCAGCGCCATGAATTGTGCCGCGGCATTCACGCGGAGCAAAATGCCATCATCCAGGCCGCCTATCACGGGGTGGCCATCCGCGGAGCAAGTCTTTACTGCACGAACCTGCCCTGTGCCATATGCACGAAAATGCTTATCAATGCCGGGCTCACCGAAATCTGTTACCAGGAAGGGTACGCGGATGAATTGTCCGCCGCCCTGCTCGAAGAAGCCGGGATCCGGCTGCGGCAGGTTAAAGGAGGCAGCTGA
- the glyA gene encoding serine hydroxymethyltransferase — protein sequence MNLSIVKKADPEIAEAISREYDRQKTTLELIASENIVSPAVMSAQSSVLTNKYAEGYPDKRYYGGCEYVDIAETKAIDRAKELFGAEYANVQPHSGSQANMAVFFALLELGDTILAMDLSHGGHLTHGAAASFSGRFYKFAHYGVTRKEGTIDYDQVATLAEKHRPKMIIAGASAYSRTIDFEAFARIAKSVGAWFMVDMAHIAGLVATGHHPSPVPHADVVTSTTHKTLRGPRGGLILAKTDLDKVLNKEIFPGIQGGPLMHVIAAKAVAFKLAAGESFKDYQADVVGNARALASVLQQNGVDLISGGTDNHMMLADLRNLSITGKKAEEVLGMAGITVNKNTVPFDTESPFVTSGIRIGTPAVTTRGMKEAEMQKIGAFILDVLKHPDDTTRIEGIRQQVQELCAGFPLFAQTP from the coding sequence CTGAACCTGTCCATAGTCAAAAAAGCTGACCCGGAAATCGCAGAAGCCATTTCCCGGGAATATGACCGACAGAAAACCACCCTGGAGCTAATCGCCTCGGAAAACATTGTCAGCCCTGCGGTCATGAGCGCCCAGTCCAGCGTGCTGACAAACAAGTACGCCGAAGGATACCCGGACAAACGTTATTACGGCGGCTGTGAATATGTCGACATCGCTGAAACCAAGGCCATTGACCGGGCAAAGGAGCTGTTTGGCGCTGAATATGCCAACGTACAGCCCCATTCCGGCTCCCAGGCCAACATGGCCGTATTTTTCGCCCTTCTGGAACTCGGCGACACCATCCTGGCCATGGACCTTTCCCACGGCGGCCACCTGACCCACGGCGCTGCGGCCAGTTTCTCGGGGCGGTTTTACAAGTTTGCCCATTACGGTGTCACCAGGAAAGAAGGCACCATTGATTACGACCAGGTGGCGACCCTGGCTGAAAAGCACCGGCCCAAAATGATTATTGCCGGAGCCAGCGCGTATTCACGGACAATCGATTTCGAGGCTTTCGCCCGGATTGCCAAATCCGTTGGCGCCTGGTTCATGGTGGACATGGCCCACATTGCCGGGCTGGTGGCAACCGGCCATCACCCCTCGCCAGTGCCGCATGCCGACGTGGTCACATCCACCACTCACAAGACCCTGCGCGGCCCCAGGGGCGGGCTGATTCTGGCCAAAACCGATCTGGACAAGGTCTTAAACAAGGAAATTTTTCCCGGGATCCAGGGCGGACCCCTGATGCACGTGATTGCAGCCAAGGCCGTGGCCTTCAAACTGGCCGCAGGCGAGTCGTTCAAAGACTACCAGGCCGATGTGGTGGGCAACGCCCGTGCCCTTGCCTCCGTACTCCAGCAAAACGGAGTGGATCTGATTTCCGGGGGCACGGACAACCACATGATGCTCGCAGACCTGCGAAACCTTTCCATTACAGGCAAAAAAGCAGAGGAAGTCCTGGGCATGGCCGGCATTACCGTAAACAAGAACACCGTGCCCTTTGACACGGAAAGCCCCTTTGTCACCAGCGGCATCCGCATCGGCACCCCGGCGGTGACCACCCGGGGCATGAAAGAGGCGGAAATGCAAAAAATCGGGGCATTTATCCTTGACGTTCTTAAGCACCCCGATGACACAACCCGCATTGAGGGCATCCGGCAGCAAGTGCAGGAACTTTGCGCCGGGTTTCCGTTGTTTGCGCAAACCCCATAA
- the rpiB gene encoding ribose 5-phosphate isomerase B, whose protein sequence is MLPLAIGSDHAGYELKEIVKNYLISLDFKVDDFGTDSEQSVDYPDFGARVAGKVDSGEYERAILICGTGIGMSMVANRFGHVRAALCNDLFSAIMSRRHNDANILVLGGRVIGTELAREIVQAWIQTPFEGGRHSQRLEKFCGGN, encoded by the coding sequence ATGCTTCCCCTTGCCATCGGTTCTGACCACGCAGGCTACGAACTCAAGGAGATCGTAAAAAACTATTTGATTTCACTTGACTTTAAAGTCGATGACTTCGGAACGGACTCTGAACAGTCCGTGGATTATCCTGATTTCGGCGCCCGTGTGGCCGGCAAGGTGGACAGCGGCGAATATGAGCGCGCGATTCTGATCTGCGGCACCGGCATCGGCATGTCCATGGTGGCCAACCGGTTTGGCCATGTGCGCGCGGCATTGTGCAACGACCTGTTTTCCGCCATCATGAGCCGCCGTCACAACGACGCCAACATCCTGGTACTGGGCGGAAGGGTGATCGGCACTGAACTGGCCCGCGAGATTGTGCAAGCCTGGATTCAAACCCCTTTTGAGGGCGGGCGGCACAGCCAGCGGCTGGAAAAATTTTGTGGAGGAAACTGA
- a CDS encoding acyl carrier protein: MTIEDKVKKLISEKLEVDPADVVPKASLIDDLGADSLAIVEMIMTMEEQFDIEVPDEDAENLRTVEDAINYIIKKTQS; encoded by the coding sequence ATGACAATCGAAGACAAGGTCAAAAAGCTCATTTCCGAAAAGCTTGAGGTGGACCCGGCTGACGTGGTACCCAAGGCATCATTAATTGATGATCTGGGGGCCGATTCCCTGGCCATCGTGGAAATGATCATGACCATGGAAGAACAGTTTGATATCGAGGTGCCCGACGAAGACGCCGAAAACTTGCGAACCGTGGAAGACGCCATCAACTACATCATTAAAAAAACCCAGTCGTAA